One stretch of Streptomyces agglomeratus DNA includes these proteins:
- a CDS encoding ATP-binding protein, protein MNRTQTTRDRRTGSAETITRPDTAAEARDTARDFLSDLTPAPTRETTDNVVLVVSELVTNALRHAGGITALRLARVRQAVEITVQDPSPSRPRPRHPDITGYEGGYGLTLVNYLARFVTVTPSPGGGKKICAAVSL, encoded by the coding sequence ATGAACCGCACGCAGACGACCCGCGACCGGAGGACCGGCAGCGCCGAGACGATCACGCGGCCCGACACGGCGGCCGAGGCGCGCGACACCGCTCGCGACTTCCTGTCCGACCTGACCCCGGCGCCCACCCGGGAGACGACCGACAACGTGGTACTGGTCGTCTCCGAGCTGGTCACCAACGCGCTGCGGCACGCGGGAGGCATCACCGCGCTGCGGCTGGCCAGGGTCCGCCAGGCGGTGGAGATCACCGTGCAGGACCCGAGCCCGTCCCGGCCGCGCCCGCGTCACCCCGACATCACCGGCTACGAGGGCGGTTACGGCCTGACCCTGGTCAACTACCTCGCCCGCTTCGTCACGGTCACCCCGTCCCCCGGCGGAGGCAAGAAGATCTGCGCGGCCGTCAGCCTCTGA
- a CDS encoding MarR family winged helix-turn-helix transcriptional regulator, which produces MPRRPPSPPPHPAHTASEVTDLLAVLWGGARLKAPAGPISPSQLRALLAIERLDGGNLRALGETLDSSPPATSRLCDRLEAAGLVERRLSPSSRREVELHLSRPGRVLLEEVRGYQVLELAPVLETMSPEALAQLATGLAAFRAAAAAAVGGAASQDSPVRAVRPA; this is translated from the coding sequence ATGCCCCGCAGACCTCCGTCGCCCCCGCCACACCCGGCGCACACCGCGTCCGAGGTGACGGATCTGCTCGCGGTCCTGTGGGGCGGAGCGCGCCTGAAAGCGCCGGCCGGGCCCATCTCGCCTTCGCAGCTCCGCGCGTTGCTGGCCATCGAACGCCTCGACGGCGGCAACCTGCGCGCGCTGGGCGAGACGCTCGACTCCAGCCCTCCCGCCACGAGCCGGCTCTGTGACCGCCTGGAGGCGGCCGGCCTGGTGGAACGCCGCCTGAGCCCGTCCAGCCGCCGTGAAGTGGAGCTGCATCTGAGCCGGCCGGGCCGCGTGCTGCTTGAAGAGGTACGGGGGTACCAGGTGCTGGAGCTCGCCCCCGTACTCGAAACGATGTCACCCGAGGCCCTGGCCCAGCTGGCCACCGGTCTCGCCGCCTTCCGCGCCGCCGCGGCCGCCGCCGTCGGCGGCGCGGCCTCGCAGGACTCCCCGGTCCGCGCGGTGCGCCCCGCCTAG
- a CDS encoding STAS domain-containing protein, whose translation MHTRSTGQRMLLVTHRSDRAVVIALRGEVDLESVEPLRLALDREARQGGVPVVLDLSAVGFADTAMINVLLRARPGLGDRLRLAAPSALVMRLLRVLSLDEVFTIRAGRAACLDV comes from the coding sequence GTGCACACACGCAGCACCGGACAGCGCATGCTCCTCGTCACCCACCGGTCCGACCGGGCCGTCGTCATAGCCCTGCGCGGCGAAGTCGATCTGGAGTCGGTGGAACCCCTGCGCCTGGCGCTGGACCGCGAGGCCCGTCAGGGGGGAGTGCCGGTGGTGCTCGACCTGTCGGCCGTGGGATTCGCCGATACGGCGATGATCAACGTACTGCTCCGGGCGCGCCCCGGGCTCGGGGACCGGTTGCGTCTCGCCGCGCCCTCCGCGCTGGTGATGCGTCTGCTGCGGGTGCTCAGCCTGGACGAGGTGTTCACCATCCGGGCCGGCCGGGCCGCCTGCCTGGACGTCTAG
- a CDS encoding SigB/SigF/SigG family RNA polymerase sigma factor has protein sequence MTSTATTTTASVETAAEVETVGGLPWIEDAGKVAPKDARALSQLFFDQLQVLEEGTHEYQYARNTLIEMNLSLVRFAAGRFRNRGGGGDMEDIIQVGTIGLIKAIDRFDLSREVGFATFAVPYIVGEIKRFFRDTSWAVHVPRRLQELRVDLAKAKEELSLRLDRDPTVQELAEHLSLSEEEIIEGLVAANGYTAGSLDAPNDNADGPDASGPTFADRLGAPDPAMESVEDLHTLAPLLERLDARDRRIVEMRFGQELTQAQIGAELGVSQMQVSRLLSRVLKQLRSGMLAEN, from the coding sequence ATGACGAGCACGGCGACAACGACGACGGCGTCTGTGGAGACCGCTGCTGAGGTGGAGACGGTCGGGGGACTGCCCTGGATCGAGGACGCCGGCAAGGTCGCCCCGAAGGACGCCCGCGCCCTGTCGCAGCTCTTCTTCGACCAGCTCCAGGTGCTCGAAGAGGGCACGCACGAATACCAGTACGCGCGCAACACCCTCATCGAGATGAACCTGTCCCTCGTGCGGTTCGCCGCCGGCCGCTTCCGCAACCGCGGCGGCGGCGGCGACATGGAGGACATCATCCAGGTCGGCACCATCGGTCTGATCAAGGCCATCGACCGGTTCGACCTCAGCCGCGAGGTCGGGTTCGCCACGTTCGCCGTGCCGTACATCGTCGGTGAGATCAAGCGGTTCTTCCGCGACACGAGCTGGGCCGTCCACGTCCCGCGGCGGCTCCAGGAGCTGCGCGTCGACCTGGCGAAGGCCAAGGAGGAACTCTCCCTGCGCCTGGACCGCGACCCCACCGTGCAGGAGCTCGCCGAGCACCTGAGCCTCTCCGAGGAAGAGATCATCGAGGGCCTCGTCGCAGCCAACGGCTACACCGCCGGCTCCCTCGACGCCCCGAACGACAACGCCGACGGACCGGACGCGAGCGGTCCGACGTTCGCCGACCGGCTCGGTGCACCGGACCCGGCGATGGAGAGCGTCGAGGACCTGCACACCCTGGCGCCGCTCCTGGAACGCCTCGACGCGCGCGACCGCCGGATCGTCGAAATGCGCTTCGGCCAGGAGCTGACCCAGGCCCAGATCGGGGCCGAGCTCGGCGTCTCCCAGATGCAGGTCTCCCGGCTCCTGTCGCGCGTACTGAAGCAGCTGCGCAGCGGAATGCTCGCCGAGAACTGA
- a CDS encoding endonuclease/exonuclease/phosphatase family protein, which yields MSGAGSSAGARGRWGWRRGRVLAGVTVLVAGLLAFPSAVPDTAGRPGSLLETFLPWLGLVVPVLLGLAVLRRSLTALVALLLPVGAWLGGFGGLLLSEGGPAYDLVVVQHNVSDENTDPAGTARALTEPDPGLVAVEELTAGALPAYAAAFGARYPHHGVVGTVGLWSKYPLTGVRVVDIRPEGIGPEWNRGLRADVRLPGGETVAVYVAHLPSVRIRPATGFASGWRDESARLLGAAIAEERRGRVILLGDLNGTVDDRGLDPVREQMSPPGRGFAFSWPASFPVARIDQVLAREATVTEVWSLPATGSDHLPVAARIRL from the coding sequence ATGAGCGGAGCGGGGAGCAGTGCCGGCGCCCGGGGGCGCTGGGGATGGCGGCGAGGGCGTGTTCTCGCCGGGGTGACCGTGTTGGTGGCCGGTCTCCTGGCCTTCCCTTCGGCTGTGCCGGACACGGCCGGGCGGCCCGGCAGCCTCCTGGAGACGTTCCTGCCCTGGCTCGGGCTCGTGGTCCCCGTACTGCTGGGCCTGGCGGTGCTGCGCCGCTCGCTCACCGCGCTGGTGGCCCTGCTGCTGCCCGTCGGCGCCTGGCTCGGCGGCTTCGGCGGGTTGCTGCTGAGCGAGGGCGGTCCGGCGTACGACCTGGTGGTCGTTCAGCACAATGTCAGCGACGAGAACACCGATCCGGCGGGCACGGCGCGGGCGTTGACGGAGCCGGATCCCGGGCTCGTCGCCGTCGAGGAGCTGACCGCCGGCGCCCTTCCCGCGTACGCGGCGGCGTTCGGTGCGCGGTATCCGCACCACGGCGTGGTGGGGACCGTGGGGCTCTGGTCGAAGTACCCGCTGACGGGCGTGCGGGTGGTGGACATCAGGCCCGAGGGGATCGGACCGGAATGGAACCGGGGGCTGCGGGCCGATGTGCGGCTGCCGGGTGGGGAGACCGTCGCGGTGTACGTCGCGCACCTGCCTTCCGTACGGATCCGGCCCGCCACCGGATTCGCTTCCGGGTGGCGGGACGAGAGCGCCCGTCTGCTGGGCGCGGCCATCGCCGAGGAGCGGCGGGGGAGGGTGATCCTGCTCGGCGACCTCAACGGCACGGTGGACGACCGTGGGCTCGATCCGGTCCGTGAGCAGATGTCGCCACCCGGTCGAGGCTTCGCCTTCAGCTGGCCCGCCTCCTTCCCGGTGGCGCGGATCGATCAGGTCCTGGCCCGCGAGGCGACCGTCACCGAGGTGTGGTCGCTGCCCGCGACGGGAAGCGACCACCTGCCGGTCGCCGCCCGCATCCGGCTGTGA
- a CDS encoding CAP domain-containing protein, which yields MTHQFLPDPWEDTWRPPVTGQQYRPQNRTVLIRLLNRERARQGCRPVRLDRTMTRAAQRHSDYMARAGVLSHAGPYTSGPGDRLTEEGYRWRRAAENLARSKPNAATALRLWKASPKHRAAMLTCAYRHAGVGVSSRRGQAWWTLVLAVPR from the coding sequence GTGACGCACCAGTTCCTGCCCGACCCGTGGGAGGACACGTGGCGGCCCCCCGTCACCGGGCAGCAGTACCGGCCGCAGAACCGGACCGTACTGATCCGCCTCCTCAACCGCGAGCGGGCCCGCCAGGGCTGCCGCCCGGTACGGCTCGACCGCACCATGACCAGAGCCGCCCAGCGGCACAGTGACTACATGGCGCGCGCCGGCGTGCTCTCCCACGCCGGTCCGTACACGTCCGGCCCGGGTGACCGGCTGACGGAGGAGGGCTACAGGTGGCGCAGGGCCGCCGAGAACCTCGCCCGCTCCAAGCCGAACGCGGCCACGGCGCTGCGCCTCTGGAAGGCCAGCCCCAAGCACCGCGCCGCGATGCTCACCTGCGCCTACCGCCACGCCGGGGTGGGTGTCAGCAGCCGCCGGGGCCAGGCGTGGTGGACGCTCGTGCTCGCCGTCCCCCGCTAG
- a CDS encoding NAD(P)-binding protein: protein MSESRAVPTVVVGAGPVGLAAAAHLVGRGLEPLVLEAGPRAGAAVREWAHVRLFSTRAEVVDPAAEKLLAPSGWSAPDGSVYPTGGDWAELYLQPLADVLGERVRYGARVVGVSRVGRDRVVDAGREEQPFSVLVRYGDGAEERIVARAVIDASGTWATPAPIGGDGLPALGESAAGDRISYRVPDLKDPAVRARYAGRRTAVIGSGASAFTALSSLADLAKDAPGTHAVWVLRRGIGGDTFGGGEADQLPARGALGLRAKAAVDGGYADAVTGFRTSAVDPGEDGRLVLVADDGRRLEPVDEVVVLTGLRPDLSFVSELRLGLDERLQAPTALAPLIDPNVHSCGTVPPHGVVELSHPEQDVYLVGMKSYGRAPTFLAMTGYEQVRSIAAALAGDREAAERVELTLPETGVCGGAGVFEEPAQDAEPAAGGCCAAPSGAQVVRLGAGPASGGGC, encoded by the coding sequence ATGAGCGAGTCGCGCGCGGTGCCCACCGTCGTTGTCGGCGCGGGCCCGGTCGGTCTGGCGGCCGCCGCCCATCTGGTCGGGCGCGGTCTGGAACCGCTCGTTCTGGAGGCGGGGCCGCGAGCGGGCGCGGCTGTTCGCGAGTGGGCTCACGTACGGCTGTTCTCCACCAGGGCCGAGGTCGTCGATCCGGCTGCCGAGAAGCTCCTGGCGCCCAGCGGGTGGAGCGCGCCGGACGGTTCGGTGTACCCCACCGGCGGCGACTGGGCCGAGCTCTATCTCCAGCCGCTCGCGGATGTCCTGGGGGAGAGAGTGCGGTACGGCGCCCGGGTCGTCGGCGTCTCCCGGGTCGGGCGGGACCGTGTGGTCGACGCCGGGAGGGAAGAGCAGCCGTTCTCGGTTCTGGTCCGGTACGGGGACGGGGCGGAGGAGCGGATTGTCGCCCGTGCCGTGATCGACGCTTCCGGTACGTGGGCCACTCCGGCTCCGATCGGCGGTGACGGGCTCCCGGCCCTCGGGGAGAGCGCCGCCGGCGACCGGATCTCGTACCGCGTCCCGGATCTCAAGGACCCGGCGGTCAGGGCCCGTTACGCGGGTCGGCGCACCGCCGTCATCGGCTCGGGCGCCTCCGCGTTCACCGCCCTGTCCTCACTGGCCGATCTGGCGAAGGACGCCCCCGGTACGCACGCCGTGTGGGTCCTGCGCCGTGGCATCGGAGGTGACACCTTCGGCGGCGGCGAGGCCGACCAGCTCCCGGCGCGCGGGGCGCTGGGGCTGCGGGCGAAGGCCGCCGTCGACGGCGGGTACGCCGATGCCGTCACCGGATTCCGTACGAGCGCCGTGGACCCGGGCGAGGACGGCCGGCTCGTGCTCGTGGCCGACGACGGGCGGCGGCTCGAACCGGTCGACGAGGTGGTGGTCCTCACCGGCCTCCGTCCCGATCTGTCCTTCGTCTCCGAGCTGCGGCTCGGACTCGACGAACGCCTTCAGGCGCCGACGGCGCTCGCCCCGCTGATCGACCCGAACGTCCACTCCTGCGGCACCGTCCCTCCGCACGGCGTCGTCGAGCTCTCGCACCCCGAGCAGGACGTCTACCTGGTCGGCATGAAGAGCTACGGCCGCGCGCCGACGTTCCTCGCCATGACCGGTTACGAGCAGGTGCGCTCGATCGCGGCCGCGCTCGCGGGGGACCGGGAGGCTGCCGAGCGCGTCGAACTCACGCTTCCCGAGACGGGTGTGTGCGGGGGCGCGGGCGTGTTCGAGGAGCCGGCGCAGGACGCGGAGCCCGCCGCCGGCGGCTGTTGTGCCGCTCCCTCCGGTGCGCAGGTCGTGCGGCTCGGCGCCGGGCCGGCCTCCGGAGGGGGATGCTGA
- a CDS encoding heavy metal translocating P-type ATPase, whose translation MVSLLLDDRPAARLLAAPVPARRTRLLALPEVRWAALSAVAFLLAFPLDLAGAPGWTWGPLYVLCYVAGGWEPGWAGLLALRERSLDVDLLMVVAAVGAAAIGQFLDGGLLIVIFAVSGALEALATRRTADSVRGLLDLAPATAVRLGDADEEVVGLEELRVGDLVLVRPGERLPADGTVVDGAGEVDQATITGEPLPVAKEPGDEVFAGTLNGTGALRVRVDKDASESVIARIVEMVEEASETKAPTQLFIEKVEQRYSVGVVVATLALFAVPLLLGADFTSTLLRAMTFMIVASPCAVVLATMPPLLSAIANAGRHGVLVKSAVVMERLGGVTRVALDKTGTLTEGAPRVAEVRVVGEGAAKGLGSAEVLALAAAAEHPSEHPLARAVVALAKERGLRLVAAEDFSSVPGRGVRAVVAGRVVQVGSPAALLGAGAAGGGAEVVVEEIEGLGRTAVVVLVDGDPVGVLGVEDRVRAGAGEAVAALGRLTGSAPVLLTGDNERAAAKLAGGVGITEVRAGLLPQDKVAAVREWEAAGEKVLVVGDGVNDAPALAAAHSGIAMGRAGSDLALETADAVVVRDELATVPAVVALSRRARRLVVQNLVVASVCIGALVVWDLAGHLPLPLGVAGHEGSTVLVGLNGLRLLRESAWRKAVRDA comes from the coding sequence ATGGTTTCCCTCCTGCTCGACGACCGGCCCGCGGCGCGGCTGCTCGCGGCGCCCGTGCCGGCCCGCCGTACGCGGCTGCTCGCGCTGCCGGAGGTGCGCTGGGCGGCCCTGTCCGCCGTCGCGTTCCTGCTCGCCTTCCCGCTCGACCTGGCTGGGGCGCCGGGTTGGACCTGGGGGCCGCTCTATGTGCTCTGTTACGTCGCGGGGGGCTGGGAGCCGGGGTGGGCCGGGCTGCTGGCGCTGAGGGAGCGCAGCCTGGACGTCGACCTGCTGATGGTGGTCGCCGCGGTCGGGGCGGCGGCGATCGGGCAGTTCCTCGACGGCGGGCTGCTCATCGTGATCTTCGCGGTGTCCGGCGCACTGGAGGCGCTGGCCACGCGGCGTACGGCCGACTCGGTGCGGGGGCTGCTGGACCTTGCTCCGGCCACGGCTGTGCGGCTGGGGGATGCGGACGAGGAAGTGGTGGGGCTCGAAGAGCTGCGGGTCGGCGACCTGGTGCTCGTACGGCCGGGGGAGCGGCTGCCGGCGGACGGCACGGTGGTCGACGGCGCCGGTGAGGTGGACCAGGCGACCATCACCGGGGAGCCGCTGCCGGTGGCCAAGGAGCCGGGGGACGAGGTGTTCGCGGGCACGCTGAACGGCACGGGGGCGCTGCGGGTCCGGGTGGACAAGGACGCGTCCGAGTCGGTCATCGCGCGCATCGTGGAGATGGTCGAGGAGGCGAGCGAGACCAAGGCGCCGACGCAGCTGTTCATCGAGAAGGTCGAGCAGCGCTACTCGGTGGGGGTCGTCGTGGCCACGCTGGCGTTGTTCGCCGTTCCGCTCCTGCTGGGGGCGGACTTCACCTCGACGCTGCTGCGGGCCATGACGTTCATGATCGTGGCGTCGCCGTGCGCGGTGGTGCTGGCGACCATGCCGCCGCTGCTTTCGGCGATCGCCAACGCCGGGCGGCACGGGGTGCTGGTCAAGTCGGCCGTGGTGATGGAGCGGCTGGGGGGCGTTACGCGGGTGGCGCTGGACAAGACCGGCACGTTGACGGAGGGGGCGCCCCGGGTTGCCGAGGTGCGGGTCGTCGGGGAGGGGGCGGCGAAGGGGCTCGGGTCGGCGGAGGTTTTGGCGCTCGCTGCCGCCGCCGAGCATCCGAGCGAGCATCCGCTCGCGCGGGCCGTTGTGGCGCTGGCGAAGGAGCGGGGGCTGCGGCTCGTGGCCGCCGAGGACTTCTCGTCCGTGCCGGGGCGGGGGGTGCGGGCCGTTGTGGCGGGGCGGGTGGTGCAGGTGGGCAGTCCTGCGGCGCTGCTCGGTGCTGGTGCTGCTGGTGGGGGTGCCGAAGTTGTTGTGGAGGAGATCGAGGGCTTGGGGCGTACCGCTGTGGTGGTGCTCGTCGACGGGGACCCCGTGGGCGTGCTCGGCGTCGAGGACCGGGTGCGTGCGGGGGCCGGGGAGGCGGTCGCCGCGCTCGGGCGGCTCACTGGCTCCGCGCCGGTGCTGCTGACCGGCGACAACGAGCGCGCGGCCGCGAAGCTCGCCGGCGGGGTCGGCATCACGGAGGTCCGGGCCGGGCTGTTGCCGCAGGACAAGGTCGCCGCAGTGCGGGAGTGGGAGGCGGCGGGGGAGAAGGTCCTGGTGGTCGGGGACGGGGTCAACGACGCACCCGCGCTGGCCGCCGCGCACAGCGGCATCGCGATGGGCCGGGCCGGGTCGGACCTGGCCCTCGAGACGGCGGACGCGGTGGTGGTGCGGGACGAGTTGGCGACGGTGCCGGCGGTCGTCGCGCTTTCCCGGCGTGCGCGGCGGCTGGTCGTGCAGAACCTCGTCGTCGCCTCCGTGTGCATCGGGGCGCTGGTGGTCTGGGACCTGGCCGGGCACCTGCCGTTGCCCCTGGGAGTGGCGGGCCATGAGGGGTCGACGGTGCTGGTGGGCCTGAACGGTTTGCGGCTGCTGCGCGAGTCGGCCTGGCGGAAGGCGGTACGGGACGCGTAG
- a CDS encoding ArsR/SmtB family transcription factor — MSNVEPCCPPLNERPLSAEDAVRTAAMFKALGDPVRLRLFSAVASHEGGEACVCDISDVGVSQPTVSHHLKKLREAGLLTSERRGTWVYYRVAPSVLSAMSKMLGQYTA; from the coding sequence ATGTCGAATGTGGAGCCCTGCTGCCCGCCGCTGAACGAGCGTCCGCTCTCAGCGGAGGATGCGGTCCGTACGGCGGCCATGTTCAAGGCACTCGGCGACCCGGTCCGACTGCGGCTCTTCTCCGCGGTCGCGTCGCACGAGGGCGGCGAGGCGTGCGTCTGCGACATCTCCGACGTGGGCGTCTCCCAGCCCACGGTCAGCCATCACCTGAAGAAGCTCAGGGAGGCGGGCCTGCTGACCTCCGAGCGCCGCGGCACCTGGGTCTACTACCGGGTGGCACCGTCGGTGCTGTCGGCGATGAGCAAAATGCTGGGCCAGTACACCGCCTGA
- a CDS encoding PP2C family protein-serine/threonine phosphatase: MTHFLAVERAVRTAAPHALLDSARAALVEHYEATEVGLLMADYSLTVLRPVTALPHTSKPLPVHASPEGRAFGSQEPYGQYVARDGAVDLHLPVTVRGDRLGILTVRLPKHRCTPHAIEELTELAELLGHEIIVAERDTDLYLQARRVSRLTLAAEMQWQLLPGRACSRQEYAIGAQLEPAYAIHGDNFDWATTAENLTLTVTNGMGEGIQASLLTNLAVNALRNARRAGIGIADQAALADQAIYGQHHGEAYVSTLLLSFELATGHVQVVDAGSPQLWRQRDKTVERVPFEAQLPLGMFEETAYIAQEFRALPGDRLVFVSDGVYAAATRAGDTYGERALARAIQAASLLPAAAVPRAVLQELDSYRDTDGDPGDDALVVCLDWFGRRTHEVSAR; this comes from the coding sequence GTGACGCATTTCCTGGCCGTGGAGCGTGCCGTGCGCACCGCCGCACCGCACGCCCTCCTCGATTCAGCACGTGCCGCACTGGTCGAGCACTACGAGGCCACCGAGGTGGGCCTCCTGATGGCCGATTACAGCCTCACGGTCCTGCGGCCGGTGACCGCCCTGCCCCACACCTCGAAGCCCCTGCCCGTCCACGCCAGCCCCGAAGGCCGCGCCTTCGGCAGCCAGGAACCGTACGGCCAGTACGTGGCCCGGGACGGTGCCGTCGACCTGCACCTGCCGGTCACCGTCCGCGGAGACAGACTTGGCATCCTGACCGTGCGCCTGCCGAAACACAGATGCACGCCCCACGCCATCGAAGAACTCACCGAACTGGCCGAACTCCTCGGCCACGAGATAATCGTCGCGGAGCGCGACACCGACCTGTACCTCCAGGCCCGCCGGGTCAGCCGCCTCACCCTCGCCGCCGAAATGCAGTGGCAGTTGCTGCCCGGCCGCGCCTGCTCCCGCCAGGAGTACGCCATCGGGGCCCAGCTGGAGCCGGCGTACGCGATCCACGGCGACAACTTCGACTGGGCCACCACGGCCGAGAACCTCACCCTCACAGTCACCAACGGCATGGGCGAAGGCATCCAGGCGTCCCTTCTCACCAACCTCGCCGTCAACGCCCTGCGCAACGCCCGTCGCGCCGGCATCGGCATCGCCGACCAGGCCGCCCTCGCCGACCAGGCCATCTACGGACAGCACCACGGCGAGGCGTACGTCTCCACGCTCCTGCTCTCGTTCGAGCTGGCCACCGGCCACGTGCAGGTCGTCGACGCCGGCTCGCCACAGCTGTGGCGGCAGCGCGACAAGACCGTAGAGCGCGTGCCCTTCGAGGCGCAGCTCCCCCTCGGCATGTTCGAGGAGACGGCGTACATCGCCCAGGAGTTCCGTGCACTGCCCGGGGACCGGCTCGTCTTCGTGAGCGACGGTGTGTACGCCGCGGCCACCCGGGCAGGCGATACCTACGGCGAACGCGCTCTCGCGCGGGCCATCCAGGCGGCGAGCCTCCTGCCCGCCGCGGCGGTACCCCGCGCGGTGCTCCAGGAGCTGGACTCGTACCGCGACACCGACGGGGACCCCGGCGACGACGCCCTCGTCGTGTGTCTGGACTGGTTCGGTCGCAGGACACACGAAGTTAGCGCCCGGTAA
- a CDS encoding ArsR/SmtB family transcription factor → MGHGVDERATPTGHLDADAAATIAATLQALATPSRLMILTRLRQSPCGVTELAEAVRMEQSAVSHQLRLLRALSLVTGARQGRRIVYSLYDNHVAQLLDEAVYHIEHLRLGTRDAPAKTRPDVTEGPSSSEVLRESG, encoded by the coding sequence ATGGGACACGGAGTCGACGAACGCGCCACACCCACAGGTCACCTGGACGCGGACGCCGCCGCCACCATCGCCGCCACGCTCCAGGCCCTGGCCACTCCGTCCCGGCTGATGATCCTGACCCGCCTCCGCCAGAGCCCTTGCGGCGTCACAGAACTCGCCGAAGCGGTACGGATGGAACAGTCGGCCGTCTCCCACCAACTCCGGCTGCTGCGCGCCCTGAGCCTGGTGACCGGCGCCCGGCAAGGCCGCCGGATCGTCTACAGCCTGTACGACAATCACGTCGCCCAGCTCCTCGACGAAGCCGTCTACCACATCGAGCACCTGCGCCTCGGCACCCGCGACGCTCCCGCGAAGACCCGGCCGGACGTCACCGAAGGGCCCTCCTCGTCAGAGGTATTGAGGGAATCCGGTTAG